The Alkalihalobacillus sp. LMS6 genomic interval TCTTTTAAATCGAGAAGCGGCGTATGCTTTACTTTTGCTTCGACGGGTGTTTCTTTAATGAATGGAGGAAAAACAAGTACCGTTGAGATGGCTACTAATAGCGTCGCGACGAGGTAACTGGTCGCGACCGTTCCGAACTCCATGAAAACCCCGGCTAGTAATGGACCTAAAATAAATGCAAATTGGTCTGTGCCCTGAAACCATGCATTCGCTTTTTGCATTTGCTCCTGATCGACAATCTTTGGAATCATCGACGTTTTTACAGGTCCGAAAAAGGCATCAATCATCCCGAAGAATAACGTGAGACCAAGCATGAGCAAAAACGTCATATCATCGATCGCAACAAAATAATAAATGATTGCTAAGATGATTACTTGTGCTAGGTTTGCACTAAACATAATTGTCGTTTTCTTAAAGGTGTCGGCTAGTACGCCTCCAAAGACCATCATAATTAACCGAGGGACGGTTGCTGCAATTAATATCATTCCTAATTGACTCGCTGAACCAAGGTCTGTCACCACATACCAAGTGGTCGTTGTAATAAACATGCTATAGCTTGCGATGGTCGTTAATCCTGCAAATAATAACAAGACGAACGTGCGATTTTTTAATAAAGGTGTTGTGTTCGTTTGTTCCATAT includes:
- a CDS encoding MFS transporter translates to MEQTNTTPLLKNRTFVLLLFAGLTTIASYSMFITTTTWYVVTDLGSASQLGMILIAATVPRLIMMVFGGVLADTFKKTTIMFSANLAQVIILAIIYYFVAIDDMTFLLMLGLTLFFGMIDAFFGPVKTSMIPKIVDQEQMQKANAWFQGTDQFAFILGPLLAGVFMEFGTVATSYLVATLLVAISTVLVFPPFIKETPVEAKVKHTPLLDLKEGLLHVVKSRYLITGIVVLISFNFLIMGAIIVSIPLVVDLYGGTPINLSYLEVSLGIGMVIGSAIIGFVQIKNRGKTSIYGLLGAAAILLFFSQITDLFWLTLIVFFIGLAMPIITIPFFTSAQETTDPKLIGRVMSLIYLAMNGFDPIAYGVIPSLVEGGLSIQYVLLSFALVAIFIGLVVLFRGKIYQRV